One Streptomyces sp. V4I8 genomic window carries:
- a CDS encoding FAD-binding oxidoreductase codes for MGGINGTALEGLRETLRGPVITARDPGYDEARSIYNAMIDRRPAAFAQCVDVADVRAVLAFARETGVELAVRGGGHSGPGLCLVDDGLVLDLSTMRGVHVDPRARTAQVAGGAQLGDLDHAAHTFGLGVPAGIISMTGVGGLTLGGGHGYLTRKYGLTIDSLRSADVVLADGSFVTASEEEHPDLFWALRGGGGNFGVVTSFTFGLHPVDTVGVAVTVWPVDRSPEVLRWYREFLPAAPQDLYGFYTNFVIPPGPPFPEPIHGQKMCGVVWCYTGDLAGDRLEQTLTAVNEPAPSAFHFTTPMPYPALQGMFDTLIPKGYQWYWRGDFFDTISDAAIDVHHKYGENIPTALSLMHLYPVDAAAHQVGADDTAWAYRDAVWSGVIAGVDPDPANAELIRQWSVDYWTDLHPHSMGGSYINFLGEAESSDRVRATYRGHYDRLAATKHTYDPDNFFHANQNIPPTAG; via the coding sequence ATGGGCGGCATCAACGGAACGGCACTCGAAGGCCTGCGCGAGACACTGCGAGGACCAGTCATCACCGCGCGGGACCCGGGCTATGACGAGGCCCGCAGCATCTACAACGCCATGATCGACCGGCGCCCCGCGGCCTTCGCGCAGTGCGTGGACGTGGCGGACGTGCGGGCCGTGCTCGCCTTCGCGAGGGAGACCGGAGTCGAACTCGCCGTGCGCGGCGGCGGCCACAGCGGACCCGGGCTGTGCCTGGTCGACGACGGGCTCGTCCTCGACCTGTCGACGATGCGCGGGGTGCACGTGGACCCCCGCGCGCGGACCGCACAGGTCGCCGGCGGCGCACAACTCGGCGACCTGGACCACGCCGCCCACACGTTCGGCCTGGGCGTGCCGGCCGGCATCATCTCGATGACGGGCGTGGGCGGCCTCACCCTCGGCGGCGGACACGGCTACCTCACCCGAAAGTACGGCCTGACCATCGACAGCCTCCGGTCCGCCGACGTCGTCCTCGCCGACGGATCGTTCGTCACCGCCTCCGAGGAGGAGCACCCGGACCTGTTCTGGGCGCTGCGCGGCGGCGGCGGGAACTTCGGCGTCGTCACGTCGTTCACGTTCGGGCTGCACCCCGTGGACACGGTCGGGGTCGCGGTGACGGTGTGGCCGGTCGACCGCTCACCGGAAGTGCTCCGCTGGTACCGGGAGTTCCTGCCCGCCGCGCCGCAGGACCTGTACGGCTTCTACACCAACTTCGTCATTCCGCCCGGGCCGCCGTTCCCCGAGCCGATCCACGGTCAGAAGATGTGCGGCGTCGTCTGGTGCTACACCGGCGACCTGGCGGGCGACCGCCTGGAGCAGACGCTGACCGCGGTGAACGAACCGGCGCCGTCCGCCTTCCACTTCACCACGCCCATGCCCTACCCCGCCCTCCAGGGCATGTTCGACACCCTGATCCCGAAGGGCTACCAGTGGTACTGGCGCGGTGACTTCTTCGACACCATCTCCGACGCCGCGATCGACGTGCACCACAAGTACGGCGAGAACATCCCCACCGCGCTCTCCCTGATGCATCTGTATCCCGTGGACGCCGCCGCCCACCAGGTCGGAGCCGACGACACGGCCTGGGCCTACCGCGACGCCGTCTGGTCCGGCGTGATCGCCGGCGTCGACCCGGACCCCGCCAACGCCGAGCTGATCCGGCAGTGGTCCGTCGACTACTGGACCGACCTGCACCCGCACTCCATGGGCGGCTCCTACATCAACTTCCTCGGCGAGGCGGAGAGCTCGGACCGGGTCCGGGCGACCTACCGCGGCCACTACGACCGACTCGCCGCGACCAAGCACACCTACGATCCGGACAACTTCTTCCACGCCAACCAGAACATCCCGCCGACGGCCGGCTGA
- a CDS encoding ankyrin repeat domain-containing protein, which translates to MAFGQWTCARRLVERGARTTLWQAAALGETDRVAACFTSEADPPTAEDITNALWCACHGGQHQTADYLLRRGGDLNRVGHDRLTALDAADRAGHPALVAWLREQGARSAAELV; encoded by the coding sequence GTGGCCTTCGGGCAGTGGACGTGCGCGCGGAGACTGGTCGAACGCGGCGCCCGCACCACCCTGTGGCAGGCGGCCGCCCTCGGCGAAACCGATCGCGTCGCCGCCTGCTTCACGTCCGAGGCCGACCCGCCCACCGCCGAGGACATCACCAACGCGCTGTGGTGCGCCTGCCACGGCGGGCAGCATCAGACGGCCGACTACCTGCTGCGACGCGGCGGTGACCTCAACCGGGTCGGCCACGACCGGTTGACCGCGCTGGACGCCGCCGACCGCGCGGGACACCCCGCGCTGGTCGCATGGCTGCGCGAGCAGGGGGCGCGGTCCGCCGCCGAGTTGGTCTGA
- a CDS encoding FecCD family ABC transporter permease: MPPLVLGLGLLLLGSLVCGVALGAAGIGWGDVFRLLGAGLTGGTIDAREVAAYTIVWEIRLPRVVLAAVVGAGLAAVGVAVQAMVRNALADPFVLGISSGAAVGANAVILLGAFAGLGVWALSLSAFASALAAMALVYAVARSPHGLTPLRLILTGTALAYGFEAVTTVMVFGAARGEAARSAMMWLLGSLGGATWAQVPLAAVTVAAGWAWLRWRAEALNALAMGDETSAALGVQPARLRRELFLVTAAVTGTVVAVSGAIGFVGLMVPHVVRMLVGADHRRVLAVAPLAGAVLLVWADLLSRLLLAPAELPVGVITAVVGVPAFLLLMRRGGYAFGGR, translated from the coding sequence GTGCCACCGCTCGTCCTCGGGCTGGGGCTGCTCCTGCTCGGCTCCCTCGTGTGCGGTGTGGCGCTGGGTGCCGCCGGGATCGGGTGGGGCGATGTCTTCCGGCTGCTCGGGGCCGGGCTGACCGGCGGGACCATCGACGCGCGGGAGGTCGCCGCGTACACCATCGTCTGGGAGATCCGGCTGCCGCGTGTCGTGCTCGCCGCCGTCGTCGGGGCCGGCCTGGCCGCCGTCGGTGTGGCCGTGCAGGCGATGGTGCGCAACGCGCTCGCCGATCCGTTCGTGCTGGGCATCTCCTCGGGCGCCGCGGTGGGCGCCAACGCCGTGATCCTGCTGGGCGCGTTCGCGGGGCTGGGGGTGTGGGCGCTGTCCCTGTCCGCCTTCGCCTCGGCGCTCGCTGCGATGGCGCTGGTGTACGCGGTGGCGCGGTCGCCGCACGGGCTCACCCCGCTGCGGCTGATCCTGACCGGGACGGCGCTGGCGTACGGCTTCGAGGCCGTCACCACCGTCATGGTGTTCGGCGCGGCCCGGGGCGAGGCGGCCCGCTCGGCGATGATGTGGCTGCTCGGGAGTCTGGGCGGCGCGACCTGGGCCCAGGTGCCGCTCGCCGCGGTGACCGTGGCGGCCGGGTGGGCATGGCTGCGGTGGCGGGCCGAGGCGCTGAACGCCCTCGCCATGGGCGACGAGACGTCCGCCGCGCTGGGCGTGCAACCGGCGCGGCTGCGCAGGGAGTTGTTCCTCGTCACCGCCGCCGTGACCGGGACGGTGGTCGCGGTCAGCGGGGCCATCGGATTTGTCGGGCTGATGGTGCCGCATGTCGTACGGATGCTGGTGGGCGCCGACCACCGGCGGGTGCTGGCCGTGGCGCCGCTCGCCGGGGCCGTGCTGCTGGTGTGGGCGGACCTGCTGTCCCGGCTCCTCCTCGCCCCGGCCGAACTGCCGGTCGGGGTGATCACGGCCGTGGTCGGGGTGCCCGCGTTTCTGCTGCTGATGCGGCGCGGCGGCTATGCGTTCGGAGGTCGGTGA
- a CDS encoding ABC transporter ATP-binding protein, with the protein MRLDIEGVTVEAAGARLVEDIRLAVDGGAFVGLVGPNGSGKSTLLRCVYRALRPADGVVRLDGDDVHAMAPRAAARVLAALPQESSAEFDFTVAEVVAMGRLPHRDRTAASDREICAAAMDRTGVAHLADRGFLALSGGEKQRVLIARALAQQPRVLVLDEPTNHLDIAHQLDVLSLVRASGLTVLAALHDLNLAAAHCDVLYVIAGGRIVASGAPHDVLRPDLLAEVFGVRAHPVRHPETGAVQLLFDLLPQGTTCASS; encoded by the coding sequence ATGCGGCTCGACATCGAGGGCGTCACGGTCGAGGCCGCCGGGGCCCGACTGGTCGAGGACATCCGACTCGCCGTGGACGGCGGGGCGTTCGTCGGGCTCGTCGGCCCGAACGGCAGCGGCAAGTCCACACTGCTGCGGTGCGTGTACCGGGCGTTGCGTCCGGCCGACGGTGTGGTGCGGCTCGACGGGGACGACGTGCACGCGATGGCGCCCCGGGCCGCCGCCCGGGTGCTGGCCGCGCTGCCGCAGGAGTCATCGGCCGAGTTCGACTTCACCGTCGCCGAGGTCGTGGCCATGGGGCGGCTGCCGCACCGGGACCGTACGGCCGCCTCGGACCGGGAGATCTGCGCCGCGGCCATGGACCGCACCGGCGTCGCCCACCTCGCCGACCGAGGGTTCCTGGCCCTGTCCGGCGGCGAGAAGCAGCGCGTGCTCATCGCCCGCGCGCTCGCCCAGCAGCCGAGGGTGCTGGTCCTGGACGAGCCCACCAACCACCTCGACATCGCCCACCAGTTGGACGTGCTGTCCCTGGTGCGGGCCAGCGGCCTGACCGTGCTGGCCGCCCTGCACGACCTCAACCTGGCCGCCGCGCACTGCGATGTCCTGTACGTCATCGCCGGGGGCCGCATCGTCGCCTCGGGCGCTCCGCACGACGTCCTCCGACCCGACCTGCTCGCCGAGGTGTTCGGGGTGCGTGCCCATCCGGTACGGCATCCGGAGACCGGCGCGGTCCA